In the genome of Delphinus delphis chromosome 15, mDelDel1.2, whole genome shotgun sequence, one region contains:
- the FIS1 gene encoding mitochondrial fission 1 protein, whose translation MEAVLNELVSVEDLLKFEKKFQSEKAAGSVSKSTQFEYAWCLVRSKYNDDIRKGLALLEELLPKGSKEEQRDYVFYLAVGNYRLKEYEKALKYVRGLLQTEPQNNQAKELEQLIDKAMKKDGLVGMAIVGGMALGVAGLAGLIGLAVSKSKS comes from the exons ATGGAGGCCGTGCTGAACGAGTTGGTGTCTGTGGAGGACCTACTG AAGTTTGAAAAGAAATTTCAGTCTGAGAAGGCAGCAGGCTCAGTGTCCAAGAGCACGCAGTTTGAATATGCCTGGTGCCTGGTGCGAAGCAAATACAACGATGACATCCGTAAAGGCCTTGCTCTGCTGGAGG aGCTGCTGCCCAAAGGGAGCAAAGAGGAGCAGCGGGATTATGTCTTCTACCTGGCTGTGGGCAACTACCGGCTCAAG GAATATGAAAAAGCCCTAAAGTATGTGCGAGGGCTGCTGCAGACAGAGCCGCAGAACAACCAGGCCAAGGAACTGGAACAGCTCATCGACAAGGCCATGAAGAAAG atGGTCTAGTGGGCATGGCCATTGTTGGAGGTATGGCTCTGGGCGTGGCGGGACTGGCTGGACTCATCGGACTTGCTGTATCCAAGTCCAAATCCTGA
- the CLDN15 gene encoding claudin-15: protein MSVAVEIFGFFIAALGLLMLGVTLTHSSWRVSTVHGNVITTSTIFENLWYSCATDSLGVYNCWEFPSMLALSGYIQACRALMITAIFLGFLGLFLGMVGLRCTNIGDLEPSRKTKLAATAGALNILAGVCGIVTISWYAFHITRDFFDPLYPGTKYELGPALYLGWSASLLAILGGICLFSNCCGSRNQDQGASIRLPYKAPAMPAKSLAARLPTSASDEEGDSSFGKYGKNAYV from the exons ATGTCGGTGGCTGTGGAGATCTTCGGCTTCTTCATCGCAGCCCTGGGGCTGCTGATGCTAGGGGTGACCCTGACACACAGCAGCTGGCGAGTGTCCACCGTGCACGGGAACGTcatcaccaccagcaccatcTTCGAGAACCTCTGGTACAGCTGTGCCACCGACTCCCTTGGAGTCTACAACTGCTGGGAGTTTCCGTCCATGCTGGCCCTCTCTG GGTACATCCAGGCCTGCCGCGCGCTCATGATCACCGCCATCTTCCTGGGCTTCCTGGGCCTCTTCCTAGGCATGGTGGGGCTGCGCTGCACGAACATTGGGGATCTGGAGCCCTCCAGGAAAACCAAGCTGGCGGCCACCGCAGGGGCCCTAAACATACTGGCTG gtGTCTGTGGGATTGTGACCATCTCCTGGTACGCCTTCCACATCACCCGGGACTTTTTCGACCCCTTGTACCCCGGAACCAA GTACGAGCTGGGCCCCGCCCTCTACCTGGGCTGGAGCGCCTCCCTGCTCGCCATCCTGGGTGGCATCTGCCTCTTCTCCAACTGCTGCGGCTCTCGGAACCAGGACCAAGGCGCCAG CATCCGGCTTCCGTACAAGGCCCCGGCAATGCCCGCCAAAAGCCTCGCTGCCCGCCTGCCCACCTCGGCCTCGGATGAAGAAGGCGACAGCAGCTTTGGCAAGTACGGGAAAAACGCTTACGTGTAG
- the ZNHIT1 gene encoding zinc finger HIT domain-containing protein 1 isoform X2 — protein sequence MVEKKTSVRSQDPGQRRVLDRAARQRRINRQLEALENDNFQDDPHAGLPQLGKRLPQFDDDADTGKKKKKTRGDHFKLRFRKNFQALLEEQNLSVAEGPNYLTACAGPPSRPQRPFCAVCGFPSPYTCVSCGARYCTVRCLGTHQETRCLKWTV from the exons TTCGCTCCCAGGACCCTGGACAGCGGCGGGTGCTGGACCGGGCGGCCCGGCAACGCCGCATCAACAGGCAGCTCGAGGCCTTGGAGAATGACAACTTCCAGGATGACCCCCACGCAGGGCTCCCCCAGCTCGGCAAGCGGCTGCCTCAGTTTGATGATGATGCAGACACTG gaaagaaaaagaagaaaactcgaGGTGATCATTTTAAACTTCGCTTCCGAAAAAACTTTCAGGCCTTGCTGGAGGAGCAG AACCTGAGTGTGGCTGAGGGCCCCAACTACCTGACGGCCTGTGCAGGACCCCCATCCCGGCCCCAGCGCCCCTTCTGTGCTGTCTgtggcttcccctccccctacacCTGTGTCAGCTGCGGCGCCCGGTACTGTACTGTGCGCTGCCTGGGCACCCACCAGGAGACCAG GTGCCTGAAGTGGACTGTATGA